A region from the Mycolicibacterium phlei genome encodes:
- a CDS encoding sugar ABC transporter ATP-binding protein, translating into MTAPLLECTGITKSFGGVPVLKGVDLRLEPGTVTALAGENGAGKSTLMKIISGQYSADQGTVTVSGQQLSAGNPRDAVKHGVAIVPQELASIEDLTVYENLFVGRELTRGPFLNRRAMIAEARETLAVFDVAISPTARIGSLPVGLRQIVEIVKAARTGAKVLMLDEPTSAISEREVEGLYRIVRRLRDHGVAMVYTTHKMAEIRAIADRVVVLRDGGLILDKGIDDVSDDDIVTAMIGRELDALFPPRPEPADTTVLEVDGLQVEGAAGPVTFSVRAGEIVGLAGLVGAGRTELLEGIFGARRTTAGTVTVRGRKVARNQPAAAITAGMAMVPEDRKLAGAVLSMSVLDNATLPRLSSFSLAGWLRGKARSTAVSEAMSSVRLRSRGLGQEVGTLSGGNQQKVVLARWLTGTVDVLLLDEPTRGVDVGARSEIYRIITELAAGGMAVLMASSDMPEVVGLSHRAFVMRDGLLVGELDRDALDHPAVQESVFRLATALEPSRHPEPDREAAS; encoded by the coding sequence ATGACCGCACCGCTGCTCGAATGCACGGGCATCACCAAGAGTTTCGGTGGTGTTCCGGTACTCAAGGGTGTGGACCTGCGTCTGGAGCCCGGCACCGTGACGGCGCTGGCCGGCGAGAACGGGGCAGGCAAGTCGACGCTGATGAAGATCATCTCCGGGCAGTACAGCGCCGACCAGGGCACCGTCACGGTCAGCGGGCAGCAGCTGTCCGCGGGCAACCCCCGCGACGCGGTCAAGCACGGGGTCGCGATCGTGCCCCAGGAACTCGCCTCCATCGAGGACCTCACCGTCTACGAAAACCTGTTCGTTGGACGCGAACTCACCCGCGGCCCGTTCCTGAACCGGCGCGCGATGATCGCCGAGGCCCGCGAGACGCTGGCGGTGTTCGACGTGGCGATCTCCCCGACGGCGCGGATCGGCAGCCTGCCGGTCGGCCTGCGCCAGATCGTGGAGATCGTCAAGGCCGCGCGCACCGGCGCGAAGGTGCTGATGCTCGACGAACCCACCTCGGCGATCTCCGAGCGTGAGGTCGAGGGCCTCTACCGCATCGTGCGCCGGCTGCGCGACCACGGCGTGGCGATGGTGTACACCACCCACAAGATGGCCGAGATCCGCGCCATCGCCGACCGTGTCGTCGTGCTGCGCGACGGCGGCCTGATCCTCGACAAGGGCATCGACGACGTCTCCGACGACGACATCGTCACCGCGATGATCGGCCGCGAACTCGACGCGCTGTTCCCGCCGCGCCCGGAGCCCGCCGACACCACCGTGCTCGAGGTCGACGGGCTGCAGGTCGAGGGCGCGGCCGGGCCCGTGACGTTCTCCGTTCGGGCCGGCGAGATCGTCGGGCTGGCGGGGCTGGTCGGCGCGGGCCGCACCGAACTGCTTGAAGGCATCTTCGGGGCACGGCGCACCACGGCGGGCACCGTCACGGTGCGCGGCCGCAAGGTGGCCCGCAACCAGCCCGCCGCCGCGATCACCGCCGGAATGGCGATGGTGCCCGAGGACCGCAAGCTCGCCGGCGCGGTGCTGTCGATGAGCGTGCTCGACAACGCCACCCTGCCCAGACTCTCGTCGTTCTCACTGGCCGGCTGGCTGCGCGGAAAGGCCCGCAGCACAGCGGTTTCGGAGGCGATGTCGTCGGTGCGGCTGCGCAGCCGCGGCCTCGGCCAGGAGGTCGGCACCCTGTCCGGCGGCAACCAGCAGAAGGTCGTGCTGGCCCGCTGGCTCACCGGCACCGTCGACGTGCTGCTGCTCGACGAACCGACCCGCGGCGTCGACGTCGGCGCCCGCAGCGAGATCTACCGCATCATCACCGAACTGGCGGCGGGCGGCATGGCCGTGCTGATGGCGTCGTCGGACATGCCCGAGGTCGTCGGGCTGTCGCACCGCGCGTTCGTCATGCGCGACGGCCTGCTGGTCGGCGAGCTCGACCGGGATGCCCTCGACCATCCGGCCGTGCAGGAGTCCGTGTTCCGGCTCGCCACCGCGCTGGAGCCGTCCCGTCACCCCGAACCCGATAGAGAGGCCGCATCGTGA
- a CDS encoding ABC transporter permease, translating to MTTKLEDSSSRAPSVTSPATGEPVRLFSREWFSDMALRYAMVLVMLLVISYFSYRSARFSTVDNLVTILVAAAPFALIALGQTLVILTGGIDLSVGSVIAVSAMAGAATAKANPGQVWLTVLVAMFVGLLVGCINGVLVSRINVPPFIATLGTLTAGSGMAYVIGGGAPINGLPPEFGSIANTKILGLQIPVLLMIVAIVALAIIMKRTTYGLRVYAVGGNRHAAEIAGINAKNVLFSVYALSGLLAGLSGVMLASRVISGPPNLGQGYELDAIAAVVIGGASLMGGRGSIWGTALGLLMIQTLNNGLDILVVPAYWQDVIKGVLIVSAVAVDVWSSRRRT from the coding sequence GTGACCACCAAGCTTGAGGACTCGTCGTCGCGGGCCCCCAGCGTGACCTCACCGGCCACCGGCGAACCGGTGCGCCTGTTCTCCCGGGAATGGTTCTCGGACATGGCGCTGCGCTACGCGATGGTGCTGGTGATGCTGCTGGTCATCTCCTACTTCAGTTACCGCAGTGCGCGATTCAGCACCGTTGACAACCTGGTCACAATCCTGGTGGCGGCCGCGCCGTTCGCGCTGATCGCACTCGGGCAGACGCTGGTGATCCTCACCGGCGGCATCGACCTGTCGGTGGGCAGCGTGATCGCGGTGTCGGCGATGGCCGGCGCGGCGACCGCGAAGGCCAACCCCGGGCAGGTGTGGTTGACCGTGCTGGTCGCGATGTTCGTGGGCCTGCTGGTCGGCTGCATCAACGGTGTTCTGGTGTCGCGGATCAACGTGCCACCTTTCATCGCGACACTCGGCACGCTGACGGCCGGATCCGGCATGGCGTACGTGATCGGCGGCGGCGCGCCGATCAACGGCCTGCCACCGGAGTTCGGGTCCATCGCCAACACCAAGATCCTCGGGCTGCAGATCCCGGTGCTGTTGATGATCGTCGCCATCGTGGCGCTGGCGATCATCATGAAGCGCACCACCTACGGTCTGCGGGTGTACGCCGTCGGCGGTAACCGGCACGCCGCCGAGATCGCCGGCATCAACGCCAAGAACGTGTTGTTCAGCGTGTACGCGCTGTCCGGTCTGCTCGCCGGGCTCTCCGGGGTGATGCTCGCGTCGCGGGTGATCTCCGGGCCCCCCAACCTGGGGCAGGGCTACGAACTCGACGCGATCGCCGCTGTGGTGATCGGTGGGGCCAGCCTGATGGGCGGCCGCGGTTCGATCTGGGGAACGGCGTTGGGCCTGCTGATGATCCAGACACTCAACAACGGCCTGGACATCCTCGTCGTGCCCGCCTACTGGCAGGACGTCATCAAGGGTGTGCTGATCGTCTCCGCCGTCGCCGTCGACGTGTGGTCGTCGCGGCGCCGAACTTGA
- a CDS encoding substrate-binding domain-containing protein, whose amino-acid sequence MRLGTKMIAVASAAALGFGMTACGAGDTEANKDTTRIGVSVYDMSSFITAGKEGMEAYAKDNNIELVWNSANLDVSTQASQVDSYINQGVDAIIVVPVQADSLGPQVAAAKAKGIPLVPVNASLNSPDVAASVQPDDVAAGAQEMEMMAERLGGRGNIVILQGPLGQSGELDRSKGIEQTLAKYPEIRVLAKDTANWKRDEAVNKMKNWISGFGDQIDGVVAQNDDMGLGALQALKESGRTGVPIVGIDGIEDGLNAVKSGEFIGTSLQNGTVELAAGLAVANALAKGEQVDTEPVYVMPAITKDNVDVAIQHVVTERQQFLDGLSDLIKKNLETGDIAYEGIPGQKQP is encoded by the coding sequence ATGAGACTGGGCACGAAGATGATCGCGGTGGCCTCGGCCGCCGCCCTGGGATTCGGCATGACGGCCTGCGGTGCCGGCGACACCGAGGCCAACAAGGACACCACCCGCATCGGGGTGTCGGTGTACGACATGAGCTCGTTCATCACCGCGGGCAAGGAGGGCATGGAGGCCTACGCCAAGGACAACAACATCGAGCTGGTCTGGAACTCCGCCAACCTCGATGTGTCCACGCAGGCCAGCCAGGTCGACTCGTACATCAACCAGGGCGTCGACGCGATCATCGTCGTTCCGGTGCAGGCCGATTCGCTCGGCCCGCAGGTGGCCGCCGCCAAGGCCAAAGGTATCCCGCTGGTGCCCGTCAACGCGTCGCTGAACAGCCCCGACGTCGCCGCCAGCGTGCAGCCCGACGACGTGGCCGCAGGCGCACAGGAGATGGAGATGATGGCCGAGCGGCTCGGCGGGCGCGGCAACATCGTGATCCTGCAGGGTCCGCTCGGGCAGTCCGGTGAGCTCGACCGCAGCAAGGGCATCGAGCAGACGCTGGCGAAGTACCCGGAGATCCGGGTGCTGGCCAAGGACACCGCGAACTGGAAGCGGGACGAGGCCGTCAACAAGATGAAGAACTGGATCTCCGGCTTCGGTGACCAGATCGACGGCGTGGTGGCGCAGAACGACGACATGGGCCTCGGCGCGCTGCAGGCGCTCAAGGAGTCCGGCCGCACCGGCGTCCCGATCGTCGGCATCGACGGTATCGAGGACGGCCTCAACGCGGTCAAGAGCGGCGAGTTCATCGGCACCTCGCTGCAGAACGGCACCGTGGAGCTCGCGGCGGGCCTGGCGGTGGCCAACGCGCTGGCCAAGGGGGAGCAGGTCGACACCGAGCCGGTGTACGTCATGCCGGCCATCACGAAGGACAACGTCGACGTCGCGATCCAGCACGTGGTCACCGAGCGGCAGCAGTTCCTCGACGGGCTCAGCGATCTGATCAAGAAGAACCTCGAGACCGGCGACATCGCCTACGAGGGCATCCCCGGCCAGAAGCAACCCTGA
- a CDS encoding GolD/DthD family dehydrogenase produces the protein MTEAAVDFDFGLTGKVALVTGGAAGIGAAIAAAYARKGARVAVVDLDEQGAVAAARALPTESRGFRCDVADPDSVRDAVDAVLAAFGRIDILVNSAGVVMLAPAAELSEKAWDTTIDVNLKGTFLMCQAVGTAMRAAGGGAIINMASQAATVALDQHVAYCASKFGVVGVSKVLAAEWGRDGVRVNTISPTVVLTELGRKAWEGPRGDALKQQIPTGRFALPDEVAAAAVYLASDAAAMVNGADLLIDGGYTIR, from the coding sequence ATGACAGAGGCAGCAGTCGACTTCGACTTCGGTCTGACCGGCAAGGTCGCCCTGGTGACCGGCGGAGCCGCCGGCATCGGGGCGGCCATCGCCGCGGCGTACGCGCGCAAGGGCGCCCGTGTGGCGGTCGTCGACCTCGATGAGCAGGGCGCGGTCGCGGCCGCGCGGGCGCTACCCACCGAGAGCCGCGGATTCCGGTGTGACGTCGCCGATCCGGATTCGGTACGCGACGCTGTCGACGCCGTGCTCGCGGCGTTCGGCCGCATCGACATCCTGGTCAACAGCGCGGGTGTGGTGATGCTGGCGCCGGCCGCCGAACTCTCAGAGAAGGCATGGGACACCACGATCGACGTCAACCTCAAGGGCACCTTCCTGATGTGCCAGGCGGTGGGGACGGCGATGCGCGCAGCCGGCGGCGGCGCGATCATCAACATGGCGTCGCAGGCGGCAACTGTCGCGCTCGACCAGCACGTGGCCTACTGCGCGTCGAAGTTCGGTGTGGTCGGGGTGAGCAAGGTGCTGGCCGCCGAGTGGGGACGCGACGGCGTGCGGGTCAACACGATCTCACCGACGGTGGTGCTCACCGAGCTCGGCCGCAAGGCGTGGGAGGGCCCGCGCGGGGACGCGCTCAAACAGCAGATCCCCACCGGGCGCTTCGCGCTTCCCGACGAAGTCGCGGCCGCCGCGGTCTACCTGGCCTCCGACGCGGCCGCGATGGTCAACGGGGCGGACCTGCTCATCGACGGCGGGTACACGATCCGGTAG
- a CDS encoding PaaI family thioesterase, whose translation MTETEIEALRATYEPFTESVRRLVDVAIRTNADAATIAAAKEAVDRVVADLDASATDGPFGVRFSADGQPMAWGNVVIGVRNAVAPPLVVHHEADGSVWTEFELGAAYEGPAGHVHGGVCAMVLDHVLGATAHKPGKPAVTGTLTTRFRRGTRLGCPLRAEAHIDRVEGVKTFVVGRILDPEGVTVEAEGIFLYPRR comes from the coding sequence GTGACCGAGACCGAGATCGAGGCGCTGCGGGCGACGTACGAACCGTTCACCGAGTCGGTGCGCAGGCTGGTCGACGTGGCGATCCGCACCAACGCCGACGCCGCGACCATCGCGGCCGCCAAGGAGGCGGTGGACCGGGTGGTCGCCGACCTGGACGCGTCGGCGACCGACGGCCCGTTCGGGGTCCGGTTCAGCGCCGACGGCCAGCCGATGGCGTGGGGCAACGTGGTGATCGGGGTGCGCAACGCGGTCGCCCCGCCGCTCGTCGTGCACCACGAGGCCGACGGCAGCGTGTGGACCGAGTTCGAGCTCGGCGCGGCCTACGAGGGCCCGGCCGGGCACGTCCACGGCGGCGTCTGCGCGATGGTGCTCGACCACGTGCTCGGGGCCACCGCCCACAAGCCGGGCAAGCCCGCGGTGACCGGCACCCTGACCACGCGTTTCCGCCGCGGCACCCGGCTCGGCTGTCCGCTGCGCGCCGAGGCGCACATCGACCGCGTCGAGGGCGTCAAGACCTTCGTGGTGGGCCGCATCCTCGACCCCGAGGGCGTCACCGTGGAGGCCGAGGGCATCTTCCTGTACCCCCGGCGCTGA
- a CDS encoding PadR family transcriptional regulator, translating into MAESVSDGKPNLAATSWALLGMLSYEHELSGYDIRKWIEWSMRFFYGSPAYSQIYAELKKLEKLGLVTSRVENTGGTRNRRLYKITPAGLEAVQRWAKEDPVDHPVLKHPALLRVAFGHMTDPERLKEILQDHVAYADEMARSAAKDAKWAGAHPSWAYAKVALQWAERYYASERELALTMLKELDEAEATFAEAGIERGKPIPWPAPDYWYEIEQKAGLDD; encoded by the coding sequence ATGGCCGAGAGTGTGTCCGACGGGAAGCCGAATCTGGCGGCGACTAGTTGGGCGCTGCTGGGCATGTTGTCCTACGAGCACGAGCTGTCGGGTTACGACATCCGCAAGTGGATCGAATGGAGCATGCGCTTCTTCTACGGCAGCCCAGCCTACAGCCAAATTTACGCTGAGCTCAAAAAATTGGAGAAGCTCGGGTTGGTGACCTCACGGGTGGAGAACACCGGAGGCACCCGCAACCGGCGCCTGTACAAGATCACCCCGGCCGGTCTGGAGGCCGTGCAGCGGTGGGCGAAAGAGGATCCGGTGGACCACCCGGTGCTCAAACACCCCGCGCTGTTGCGGGTCGCCTTCGGGCACATGACCGATCCCGAGCGGCTCAAGGAGATCCTGCAGGACCACGTCGCCTATGCCGACGAGATGGCCCGCAGCGCCGCCAAGGACGCGAAATGGGCGGGTGCACACCCGTCGTGGGCCTATGCGAAGGTGGCGCTGCAGTGGGCCGAACGCTACTACGCCTCTGAGCGGGAGCTCGCGCTGACGATGCTTAAGGAGCTCGACGAGGCCGAGGCCACCTTCGCCGAGGCGGGAATCGAACGGGGCAAACCGATTCCGTGGCCGGCGCCGGACTACTGGTACGAGATCGAGCAGAAGGCCGGCCTGGACGACTGA
- a CDS encoding 3-ketosteroid-delta-1-dehydrogenase, translating into MADTTVDLLVVGAGTGMAAALAAHERGLSVLIVEKSSYVGGSTARSGGALWLPASTVINNQGGADTAERANTYLRSVVGETSPEKRTAAFVANVGATIELLRRTTPMKLFWAKEYSDYHPEAPGGTAVGRTCECRPLNTAVLGEYLPRLRPGVMEVKIPMPTTGADYRWLNLMSRIPRKGLPVVAKRLGQGVGGLLLGRRYAAGGQALAAGMFAGVLRAGIPIWTDTALQRLVTEGDRVTGAVLTHGDAEITVTARRGVVLAAGGFDHNMDMRWKFQSERLGEHLSLGADTNTGDAIRIAQDAGAAIDLMDQSWWFPAFAPLPGQPPKVMLAERSLPGSFIVDETGARFVNEACDYMSFGQRILERERAGNPVDEMWMVFDQKYRNSYVMAAELFPRMPIPQSWYDAGIAHTATSFGELARKMGVDENTFTATARRFNESAVAGMDLDFQRGASAYDRYYGDPTVTPNPNLRPLDKGPFFAVKLVLSDLGTCGGLRADENARVLREDGSAVDGLYAIGNTAANVFGATYPGAGATIAQGLVYGYIAAAHAAG; encoded by the coding sequence ATGGCCGACACCACCGTTGATCTGCTTGTCGTGGGCGCAGGCACCGGTATGGCCGCTGCCCTGGCCGCGCACGAGCGCGGGCTGTCGGTGCTGATCGTCGAGAAGTCGTCCTACGTCGGCGGCTCGACCGCCCGCTCGGGCGGGGCGCTGTGGCTGCCCGCCAGCACCGTGATCAACAACCAGGGCGGCGCCGACACCGCGGAGCGGGCGAACACCTATCTGCGCTCCGTCGTCGGCGAGACCTCCCCGGAGAAGCGGACCGCGGCGTTCGTGGCGAACGTCGGCGCCACCATCGAGCTGCTGCGCCGGACCACCCCGATGAAGCTCTTCTGGGCCAAGGAGTACTCCGACTACCACCCGGAGGCCCCCGGCGGCACCGCCGTCGGCCGCACCTGCGAGTGCCGTCCGTTGAACACCGCGGTGCTGGGCGAGTACCTGCCCCGGCTGCGGCCCGGCGTGATGGAGGTCAAGATCCCGATGCCGACCACCGGCGCGGACTACCGGTGGCTGAACCTGATGTCGCGGATCCCGCGCAAGGGTCTGCCGGTGGTGGCCAAGCGCCTCGGCCAGGGTGTCGGCGGCCTGCTGCTGGGCCGCCGGTACGCCGCCGGCGGCCAGGCACTGGCGGCGGGCATGTTCGCCGGCGTGCTGCGCGCCGGGATCCCGATCTGGACCGACACCGCGCTGCAGCGGCTGGTCACCGAGGGCGACCGGGTCACCGGTGCCGTCCTTACCCACGGCGACGCCGAGATCACCGTGACCGCGCGCCGCGGGGTGGTGCTGGCCGCGGGCGGGTTCGACCACAACATGGACATGCGGTGGAAGTTCCAGTCCGAACGCCTCGGCGAGCACCTGAGCCTCGGTGCCGACACCAACACCGGCGACGCGATCCGTATCGCGCAGGACGCCGGCGCCGCGATCGACCTGATGGACCAGTCGTGGTGGTTCCCGGCGTTCGCTCCCCTGCCGGGACAGCCGCCGAAGGTGATGCTGGCCGAGCGGTCCCTGCCCGGATCGTTCATCGTCGACGAGACCGGCGCCCGGTTCGTCAACGAGGCCTGCGACTACATGTCCTTCGGTCAGCGCATCCTGGAGCGCGAACGTGCGGGCAACCCGGTCGACGAGATGTGGATGGTGTTCGACCAGAAGTACCGCAACAGCTACGTGATGGCCGCGGAACTGTTCCCGCGCATGCCGATTCCGCAGTCCTGGTACGACGCCGGGATCGCGCACACCGCCACCTCGTTCGGCGAGCTGGCCCGCAAGATGGGTGTCGACGAGAACACCTTCACCGCGACCGCTCGCCGCTTCAACGAAAGCGCGGTCGCCGGAATGGATCTGGACTTCCAGCGGGGCGCCAGCGCGTACGACCGCTACTACGGTGACCCCACCGTCACCCCGAACCCGAACCTGCGCCCGCTGGACAAGGGTCCGTTCTTCGCGGTGAAGCTGGTGCTCAGCGACCTGGGCACCTGCGGTGGGCTGCGCGCCGACGAGAACGCCCGGGTGCTGCGCGAGGACGGCAGCGCCGTCGACGGGCTGTACGCGATCGGCAACACCGCGGCCAACGTGTTCGGCGCCACCTATCCCGGTGCCGGTGCCACGATCGCGCAGGGCCTGGTCTACGGCTACATCGCCGCCGCCCACGCCGCGGGCTGA
- a CDS encoding Rieske 2Fe-2S domain-containing protein, translated as MTLDADTDVRQIEAAAAPTRYARGWHCLGLTRDLGDGKPHAINAFGGKLVVFRGEDGKINVLDAYCRHMGGDLSDGEVKGNEIACPFHDWRWGGDGRCKQIPYSRRVPKLARTATWTTLEQDGMLFVWNDPEKNPPPPEVTIPRIEGIGTDKWTDWHWYSTVVNTNCREIIDNVVDMAHFFYIHGGLPTGFKNVFEGHIATQYYKSEARPDLGSGEGAKILGTTSVASYYGPSFMIDDLVYHYEHGDTRTVLLNCHYPIDANSFVLQYGISVEISDMLPRDTAMEMAVALGDFVKMGFEQDVAIWKRKARIDNPLLCEEDGPVYQLRRWYEQFYVDVADITPDMTDRFEFEIDTTRPREAWLKEVEANLAAGRLPRLVGINK; from the coding sequence ATGACGCTGGATGCCGATACCGATGTTCGACAGATCGAGGCCGCCGCTGCGCCGACGAGATACGCCCGCGGCTGGCACTGCCTGGGCCTGACCCGTGACCTCGGCGATGGAAAGCCGCACGCCATCAACGCATTCGGCGGAAAGCTGGTGGTGTTCCGCGGCGAGGACGGCAAGATCAACGTGCTCGACGCCTACTGCCGCCACATGGGCGGTGATCTGTCCGACGGTGAGGTCAAGGGCAACGAGATCGCCTGCCCGTTCCACGACTGGCGCTGGGGCGGCGACGGTCGGTGCAAGCAGATTCCCTACAGCCGTCGGGTGCCGAAGCTGGCCCGCACCGCTACCTGGACCACCCTCGAGCAGGACGGCATGCTGTTCGTCTGGAACGACCCGGAGAAGAACCCGCCGCCGCCTGAGGTCACCATCCCCCGGATCGAGGGCATCGGGACCGACAAGTGGACCGACTGGCACTGGTACTCCACCGTCGTGAACACCAACTGCCGCGAGATCATCGACAACGTCGTGGACATGGCGCACTTCTTCTACATCCACGGCGGCCTGCCCACCGGGTTCAAGAACGTCTTCGAGGGTCACATCGCCACGCAGTACTACAAGAGCGAGGCCCGCCCGGATCTCGGGTCGGGCGAGGGCGCCAAGATCCTGGGCACCACCTCGGTGGCGTCCTACTACGGCCCGTCGTTCATGATCGACGATCTCGTCTACCACTACGAGCACGGTGACACGCGTACCGTCCTGCTCAACTGCCACTACCCGATCGACGCCAATTCCTTTGTGCTGCAGTACGGGATCTCGGTGGAGATCTCCGACATGCTGCCTCGCGACACCGCCATGGAGATGGCGGTGGCGCTCGGCGACTTCGTCAAGATGGGCTTCGAGCAGGACGTGGCCATCTGGAAGCGCAAGGCGCGCATCGACAATCCGCTGCTGTGCGAGGAGGACGGCCCGGTCTACCAGTTGCGCCGCTGGTACGAGCAGTTCTACGTCGACGTCGCCGACATCACCCCGGACATGACCGACCGCTTCGAGTTCGAGATCGACACCACCCGTCCCCGGGAGGCCTGGCTCAAGGAGGTCGAGGCGAACCTGGCCGCGGGCCGGCTGCCCAGGCTGGTGGGCATCAACAAGTGA
- a CDS encoding nuclear transport factor 2 family protein: MSELTPPPGWVELEELRRLKARYFRYLDTKDWAGFREVFADDVVGTFDNAVATDGGDPMSQTWAGADELVTSIRTVLDGCTTVHHGHTPELVLESQTTARGIWAMADIIDFPGGATLCGAGHYHETYTKSGGAWRIQTIHLTRTRMAFTQTEGAVADQG; the protein is encoded by the coding sequence GTGTCAGAACTGACCCCACCGCCCGGCTGGGTGGAGCTCGAGGAACTGCGCCGGCTCAAGGCCCGGTACTTCCGTTACCTGGACACCAAGGACTGGGCGGGCTTCCGGGAGGTGTTCGCCGACGACGTGGTCGGCACCTTCGACAACGCGGTGGCCACCGACGGCGGCGACCCGATGAGCCAGACCTGGGCCGGCGCCGACGAGCTCGTCACGTCGATCCGCACGGTGCTCGACGGTTGCACCACCGTGCACCATGGTCACACCCCGGAGCTGGTACTGGAGTCGCAGACCACGGCACGTGGAATCTGGGCGATGGCCGACATCATCGACTTTCCCGGCGGCGCCACGCTGTGCGGGGCCGGCCACTATCACGAGACCTACACCAAGTCCGGCGGAGCGTGGCGCATCCAGACGATCCATCTGACCCGCACCCGGATGGCGTTCACACAGACGGAGGGTGCAGTTGCAGATCAGGGATAA
- a CDS encoding SDR family NAD(P)-dependent oxidoreductase encodes MQIRDKVFVVTGAGNGMGREVALELSRRGARVAAVDIDAGGLAGTAAMARTQVSTHVVNITDQGAVAALPDRVTEAHGQVDGLVNIAGIAQQFALFADLEAHALDRVMSVNFTGTVHMCRAFLPGLLARPQANITNMSSLSALVPFASQVVYSASKGAVKQFSEGLEAELADTNIRVVTVFPGQVSTNLQQNSGVEMLDTKGRKAPVTTPRTAGKRIVDGIAKDRYRVIIGTDAHMLYAMSRIAPRRTARIVAKQIKSVL; translated from the coding sequence TTGCAGATCAGGGATAAGGTCTTCGTCGTCACCGGGGCCGGCAACGGGATGGGCCGTGAGGTGGCGCTGGAACTGAGCCGCCGCGGCGCCCGGGTCGCCGCGGTCGACATCGACGCCGGCGGTCTCGCCGGGACCGCCGCCATGGCCCGCACCCAGGTGTCCACGCACGTCGTGAACATCACCGACCAGGGCGCGGTGGCGGCACTGCCGGATCGGGTCACCGAGGCCCACGGGCAGGTCGACGGCCTGGTCAACATCGCCGGGATCGCCCAGCAATTCGCGCTGTTCGCCGATCTGGAGGCGCACGCCCTCGACCGGGTGATGTCGGTGAACTTCACCGGCACCGTGCACATGTGCCGCGCGTTCCTGCCCGGCCTGCTGGCGCGCCCGCAGGCCAACATCACCAACATGTCCAGCCTGTCGGCCCTGGTGCCGTTCGCCAGCCAGGTGGTCTACAGCGCGAGCAAGGGCGCGGTCAAACAGTTCAGCGAGGGCCTGGAAGCCGAGCTGGCCGACACCAACATCCGTGTGGTGACGGTGTTCCCGGGTCAGGTGTCGACGAACCTGCAGCAGAACTCGGGTGTGGAGATGCTCGACACCAAGGGCCGCAAGGCGCCGGTCACCACACCGCGGACCGCGGGTAAGCGGATCGTCGACGGTATCGCCAAGGACCGCTACCGCGTGATCATCGGGACCGACGCCCACATGCTGTACGCGATGTCGCGGATAGCGCCGCGGCGCACCGCGCGGATCGTCGCCAAGCAGATCAAGTCCGTTCTCTGA